The following proteins are co-located in the Desulfovibrio intestinalis genome:
- a CDS encoding RelA/SpoT family protein: protein MIRIQEILDKVAAHNPAADLELIQKAYVFAATAHVGQTRLSGEPYLSHPLAVADTLAEMGFDEATVAAGLLHDTVEDTKATIEELDENFGEDVADIVDGVTKISMIPFENKEEAQAENIRKMILAMSHDMRVLMVKLADRLHNMRTLDFQKAHKQKRIAQETMDIYAPLANRLGLYILKRDLEDLSFKYLRPDIFNQIDHWLDKHQVVEKQIIAKVVELIQDLLASNGIEGQVYGRIKHKHSIYKKMQSQSLTLDEMHDIMAFRVLVKDIKDCYAALGLVHSQWRPVHGRFKDYISMPKTNGYQSLHTTVIGPEGERIEIQIRTEDMHRQAEHGVAAHWLYKEKGRVNSKDLEQFGWLREIFERQSEETDSREFMHSLKMDLFKDEVYVYTPAGDVKELPEGATPLDFAFIIHTKVGQHCSGAKVNGRLMPLSTELKNGDIVEIVTDPSRNPNRDWLKIVKTARARSRIQHYLRTEERSHAVTLGRDMLEKEGRKVSLNVNKAIKEGHMALVAQEMNFEGVDDLIASVGYAHTTPRKVLNKLYAVLHPDAVAAAPATPTVKESKDAATRKTEGVGISGVDGVLMRFAKCCNPVPGDPIIGYISRGLGISVHRADCPNVANMEPERLISVHWDGAEEKPYEAGIFIISKNEHGVLALVAQVLAKNNVNITGLNMDNLVDGRAKLRFTVEVRDATQLYQLIEAIRALPPILEVVRDTEDAQ, encoded by the coding sequence ATGATTCGTATACAGGAAATTCTCGACAAAGTTGCGGCGCACAACCCCGCCGCTGATCTGGAGCTTATCCAGAAAGCCTATGTTTTCGCCGCTACTGCTCATGTGGGGCAGACGCGCCTTTCAGGTGAGCCTTATTTGTCTCACCCTTTGGCAGTGGCCGACACCCTGGCTGAAATGGGCTTTGACGAAGCCACCGTGGCTGCCGGATTGCTGCACGATACGGTGGAGGACACCAAGGCCACCATTGAAGAACTGGACGAGAATTTTGGCGAAGACGTTGCCGACATTGTCGACGGCGTGACCAAGATCAGCATGATCCCGTTTGAAAACAAGGAAGAAGCGCAGGCTGAAAACATACGCAAGATGATTCTGGCCATGAGCCACGACATGCGTGTGCTTATGGTCAAACTGGCTGACCGTCTGCACAATATGCGCACCCTTGATTTTCAAAAAGCCCACAAGCAAAAGCGAATCGCCCAGGAAACAATGGATATTTATGCGCCTTTGGCCAACCGCCTTGGCTTGTATATCCTCAAGCGTGACCTGGAAGACCTGAGTTTCAAATATCTGCGCCCAGACATTTTTAATCAGATAGACCACTGGCTCGACAAGCATCAGGTGGTGGAAAAGCAGATTATCGCCAAGGTCGTGGAGCTCATTCAAGACCTGTTGGCCTCAAACGGCATTGAAGGTCAGGTTTACGGGCGCATCAAGCACAAGCACAGCATCTATAAGAAGATGCAATCCCAATCCCTGACTCTGGACGAAATGCACGATATTATGGCTTTTCGTGTGCTGGTCAAAGATATCAAGGATTGTTACGCCGCGCTTGGCCTTGTGCATTCGCAGTGGCGGCCCGTGCACGGCCGGTTCAAAGACTATATTTCAATGCCCAAAACCAACGGCTATCAAAGTCTGCACACCACAGTCATCGGGCCAGAGGGCGAGCGCATTGAAATTCAGATTCGTACTGAAGATATGCACCGTCAGGCCGAGCACGGCGTGGCCGCTCACTGGCTGTATAAGGAAAAAGGGCGCGTCAACAGCAAAGATCTGGAGCAGTTCGGCTGGCTGCGCGAAATTTTTGAAAGGCAGAGTGAAGAAACCGACTCTCGCGAGTTCATGCATTCGCTCAAGATGGATCTCTTCAAGGACGAGGTCTACGTCTACACGCCTGCAGGCGATGTGAAAGAGCTGCCCGAAGGGGCCACGCCTCTGGATTTTGCCTTTATCATCCACACCAAGGTCGGCCAGCACTGTTCCGGGGCAAAGGTTAATGGCCGTCTGATGCCCCTGAGTACGGAGCTGAAGAACGGCGATATTGTTGAAATTGTTACAGACCCCAGCCGTAATCCCAACAGGGACTGGCTCAAGATTGTCAAAACCGCCAGGGCCCGCAGCCGCATTCAGCACTATCTGCGTACTGAAGAACGCTCCCACGCCGTCACCCTCGGGCGGGACATGCTGGAAAAAGAAGGCCGCAAGGTCAGTCTTAATGTCAATAAGGCCATCAAAGAAGGCCACATGGCCCTTGTGGCCCAAGAGATGAACTTTGAAGGCGTGGATGATCTGATAGCCTCAGTAGGCTATGCCCATACCACGCCGCGCAAGGTGCTCAACAAGCTATATGCTGTTTTGCATCCTGACGCGGTCGCAGCCGCACCTGCAACGCCCACTGTCAAGGAAAGCAAGGATGCCGCCACCCGCAAGACTGAAGGGGTGGGCATTTCTGGCGTGGACGGCGTGCTCATGCGTTTTGCCAAGTGTTGCAATCCTGTGCCCGGCGACCCAATTATTGGCTATATCAGCCGTGGGCTTGGCATTAGTGTGCACCGCGCAGACTGCCCCAACGTGGCCAATATGGAGCCGGAAAGGCTCATATCTGTCCATTGGGATGGCGCGGAAGAAAAGCCATATGAGGCTGGCATTTTTATTATTTCCAAGAACGAGCACGGGGTATTGGCTCTTGTGGCGCAGGTGCTGGCCAAGAACAATGTGAATATCACCGGGCTGAATATGGACAACCTGGTGGATGGCCGCGCCAAGCTGCGCTTTACTGTTGAAGTGCGCGACGCCACGCAACTGTATCAGCTCATTGAGGCCATACGCGCCCTACCGCCCATTCTTGAAGTAGTGCGTGATACTGAAGACGCACAGTAA
- a CDS encoding GlxA family transcriptional regulator yields MKSNLATHRIGILALEGFVPFDCTIPYQMLSMAVPGGSHAAYEICFIGEKNIVSSEQFSITQVLPLTAIHDMETIIIPGIIQPFSYHNTAVFEALRMAYTAGIRLASICTGACILAAAGLLNGLSATTHWAIVEEFAQKYPQVAVEPDILFCDNGQILTSAGLSSGIDLCLHMVRKDLGAAAAEKLATYFVVPLERDGGQRQFVKHSTPQSASNLSALLLWLQENMHRTMTLQQICQQGNMSLRTLNRKFQEQTGVPPMTWLTRARIRRAQTLLESSAMSVEEIAAITGFGSAGSFRDHFRHIVGTSPTAWKKTHNLYYAQQS; encoded by the coding sequence ATGAAATCAAATTTAGCAACGCATAGAATAGGTATTCTGGCGCTTGAGGGCTTTGTTCCCTTTGACTGCACAATTCCGTATCAGATGCTCTCAATGGCTGTCCCAGGTGGCAGCCATGCGGCATACGAAATCTGTTTTATCGGAGAAAAAAATATTGTCTCTTCCGAGCAGTTCAGCATTACCCAAGTGCTTCCCCTGACTGCCATTCACGATATGGAAACAATTATAATTCCAGGGATTATTCAACCGTTTTCCTACCACAATACCGCTGTTTTTGAGGCTTTGCGCATGGCTTATACCGCTGGCATCAGGTTGGCTTCCATCTGCACAGGTGCTTGCATACTGGCGGCTGCTGGTTTGCTGAACGGCCTGTCTGCCACAACACACTGGGCAATTGTTGAAGAATTTGCCCAAAAGTATCCACAAGTCGCCGTTGAACCAGACATTCTGTTTTGCGACAATGGGCAGATCCTCACTTCAGCCGGGCTTTCTTCTGGCATTGATCTCTGTTTGCACATGGTACGAAAAGATTTGGGAGCCGCTGCGGCAGAAAAACTTGCCACCTATTTTGTTGTGCCACTTGAACGAGACGGCGGGCAAAGACAATTTGTAAAGCATTCCACACCACAGTCTGCCAGCAATTTGTCTGCCCTGCTGCTGTGGTTGCAGGAAAATATGCATAGAACCATGACATTGCAGCAGATATGCCAGCAAGGAAACATGAGTCTGAGAACACTGAACAGGAAATTTCAGGAACAAACTGGTGTGCCGCCCATGACATGGCTGACCAGGGCGCGCATACGGCGGGCGCAAACACTTCTTGAGTCCAGCGCAATGTCGGTGGAGGAAATCGCTGCCATCACCGGATTTGGTTCAGCGGGATCGTTTCGGGATCATTTTCGGCATATCGTGGGTACAAGCCCCACGGCCTGGAAAAAAACACACAATCTTTATTACGCGCAGCAATCTTGA
- a CDS encoding DJ-1/PfpI family protein, which produces MTRRDFTVSMLSAAAAMSLPGNSMAKTDESMGISGSKPAAKLPHISFVLYEGMTALDLIGPAEVLAGAQFRVDYVWRDKEPVHAESQADKGLVLLPTATFADITDTDILCVPGTSDPYKQIMQKDMIEWLAAVGQKAQWVSSVCTGSFLLGAAGLLKGYKATTHWTLLDELAYFGAVPTNSRVVHDRNRVTGAGVTSGVDFGLVLLSLIAGQEAAQAKQLVLEYDPAPPFTSGSPKVAQPELVTAVKAQYKARIKEKMPYAQRSLEEAALRLGVAPQ; this is translated from the coding sequence ATGACAAGACGAGATTTTACTGTTTCCATGCTGTCTGCCGCCGCGGCGATGTCTCTGCCGGGCAATTCTATGGCAAAAACTGACGAAAGTATGGGCATTTCTGGCTCGAAACCAGCTGCCAAGCTGCCGCACATCTCTTTTGTGCTTTATGAGGGCATGACGGCGCTGGACCTGATTGGTCCGGCAGAAGTGCTTGCCGGGGCACAGTTCAGGGTTGACTATGTCTGGCGGGACAAAGAGCCTGTCCATGCCGAAAGCCAGGCTGACAAGGGGCTTGTTTTGTTGCCCACAGCAACCTTTGCGGACATCACGGATACGGACATTTTGTGTGTGCCCGGCACAAGCGACCCGTACAAACAGATCATGCAAAAAGATATGATAGAGTGGCTAGCCGCTGTGGGGCAAAAGGCACAATGGGTCAGCAGTGTCTGCACGGGCTCATTTTTGCTTGGCGCGGCAGGCTTGCTGAAGGGCTACAAGGCCACAACGCACTGGACGCTTTTGGATGAGCTGGCATATTTTGGAGCTGTTCCCACGAATAGCCGTGTTGTTCATGACCGCAACCGCGTTACAGGGGCTGGCGTCACCTCTGGTGTGGACTTTGGCCTTGTGCTGCTTTCTCTCATTGCTGGGCAAGAAGCTGCCCAGGCAAAACAGCTGGTTCTCGAGTACGATCCCGCGCCGCCATTTACAAGCGGATCACCCAAGGTGGCGCAACCGGAGCTTGTGACAGCGGTAAAGGCGCAGTATAAGGCGCGCATAAAGGAAAAAATGCCATATGCCCAACGCAGCCTTGAAGAGGCCGCCTTGCGGTTGGGTGTTGCCCCTCAATAG
- a CDS encoding bifunctional diguanylate cyclase/phosphodiesterase: MQIDRGLDKLLHGQYDEALEAFCQSSPSPQAEKLCQITKALAETKDYATELAKGNLSVSPPASSNSFAAELTTLHMNLRRLARQMLMVSAGYPALPADYMGELSDGLDFVMNQAATLKNQAEYDKSHDSETGLLNRKAFVRSVRGILQEQPDRVGVLFCCELDNIKYINDAYGYDNGDLYLSRVAEVLSACTYGTSFLARLAGNEFAVYAHGFNNEDDAFGFAQGCLKTLLNTRVMLRNEEVWIRASSGAAVYPHDALEGDILMNCAYHAQLEVKSRNRGTLMRFCPEIYRRKANVFGRQEKLNELLDGKLLRFAFQPIVSLHDARIIGYEALMRPTIPDFSNPLDVLALAENQSKLLQLEKVTFEIIFEWVYSHKHLLADRKIFFNTISTRFLNLAELRGIHPQCEDICKNMVFEILETATVENSLAQQVKDFRAEMSTQVALDDFGCGHSNILRLINLSPDILKIDRFFIKSIHNTSASQKELLSGLLNYCRAKGILSLAEGVETSDELASVIRMGFDYVQGFYLGRPEKHLNELDKSIQAEILDFRQKFSPHK; encoded by the coding sequence ATGCAGATAGATCGTGGGCTGGATAAACTGCTGCATGGTCAGTACGACGAGGCTCTGGAGGCATTTTGCCAGTCCAGTCCTTCGCCACAGGCTGAAAAGCTTTGCCAGATAACAAAGGCACTTGCTGAAACAAAAGATTACGCAACGGAACTTGCAAAAGGAAATCTTTCCGTTTCACCGCCAGCTTCTTCAAATTCGTTTGCAGCGGAGCTTACTACGCTGCACATGAACCTCAGACGCCTTGCGCGCCAAATGCTCATGGTCTCAGCCGGCTATCCGGCGTTGCCCGCAGACTACATGGGTGAACTTTCCGACGGCCTTGATTTTGTCATGAATCAGGCTGCGACATTAAAAAATCAGGCCGAGTACGATAAAAGTCATGATTCCGAAACAGGCCTTCTCAACCGCAAGGCCTTCGTGCGTTCGGTTCGCGGTATTCTTCAAGAGCAGCCGGACAGGGTTGGGGTGCTGTTCTGTTGCGAACTGGACAACATCAAATACATCAATGATGCCTATGGCTACGATAATGGCGACCTATACCTGAGCAGGGTTGCGGAAGTGCTTTCGGCCTGCACCTATGGCACAAGTTTTCTCGCTCGCCTGGCTGGCAACGAATTCGCCGTGTATGCTCATGGTTTCAACAATGAGGACGATGCCTTCGGTTTTGCGCAAGGCTGCCTGAAAACCCTGCTTAATACCCGGGTTATGCTGCGAAACGAAGAAGTGTGGATTCGAGCCTCAAGCGGCGCCGCAGTTTACCCACATGACGCTCTTGAAGGCGATATTCTCATGAACTGTGCCTATCACGCACAGCTTGAGGTCAAGAGCCGCAACCGGGGTACCCTGATGCGATTCTGCCCGGAAATTTATCGCAGAAAAGCCAATGTATTCGGCAGGCAGGAAAAACTGAATGAGCTGCTCGACGGCAAACTGCTGCGCTTTGCCTTTCAGCCCATTGTCAGCCTGCACGATGCCCGTATAATCGGCTATGAAGCGCTGATGCGCCCCACCATACCGGACTTTTCCAATCCGCTGGATGTTCTGGCTCTTGCTGAAAACCAGTCCAAGCTCCTTCAGCTTGAAAAGGTGACGTTTGAAATCATCTTTGAATGGGTTTACAGCCACAAGCATCTGCTTGCTGACAGAAAAATCTTTTTCAACACTATCTCCACCCGGTTTTTAAATTTGGCGGAACTGCGCGGCATTCACCCGCAGTGCGAAGACATATGTAAAAATATGGTGTTCGAGATTCTGGAGACAGCAACCGTAGAAAATTCGCTGGCGCAACAGGTCAAAGACTTTCGCGCAGAGATGTCCACTCAGGTGGCTCTGGACGATTTTGGCTGCGGCCATTCTAATATTCTGCGGTTGATTAACCTTTCGCCTGATATTCTTAAAATCGACAGATTTTTTATCAAATCCATTCACAACACTTCCGCATCGCAGAAAGAACTTCTTTCCGGCCTGCTGAACTATTGCCGTGCCAAGGGAATTTTGAGTCTTGCTGAAGGCGTGGAAACTTCAGACGAACTGGCCAGCGTGATACGTATGGGTTTTGACTATGTGCAGGGTTTTTATCTAGGCCGGCCAGAGAAACATCTGAATGAACTTGATAAAAGCATCCAGGCTGAGATTTTGGATTTTCGCCAAAAATTTTCTCCACACAAATAA
- a CDS encoding HDOD domain-containing protein gives MHPQEDARACLQELQQKPPALPFEPDLLPMLFAATKSSSATPAKGLVTLIERSQKLTTRVLATANSAAYGQEFKVSTLHRAINILGLKTIRTLVVMVGMAAVIKGANLPKGFSVRELWVHELKTATIAKILAAELGGPNGAWGSTADEKNRLIMDPDEAYIAGLLHDIGKVFFASTRPDLWETMENMRNESSQQYFEVENAYWSMDHALIGAVILYQWKLPLILTEPINWHHSPELAPTCKTEARLIAAANIIARNEPDAEGNLCEEAIALLPERCDIAAIGTAIAQCLAATDNEAFTTLVE, from the coding sequence ATGCACCCTCAAGAAGACGCCCGCGCCTGCCTGCAGGAACTTCAGCAAAAGCCTCCGGCCCTCCCCTTTGAGCCGGATCTTCTTCCTATGCTTTTTGCCGCAACGAAAAGCAGTTCGGCTACTCCTGCCAAGGGGCTGGTAACACTTATTGAGCGGAGCCAAAAACTGACCACTCGTGTTCTGGCTACTGCCAATTCCGCTGCATACGGCCAGGAATTCAAAGTATCCACACTACACAGAGCCATAAATATTCTGGGCTTAAAAACCATACGAACCCTGGTGGTTATGGTGGGCATGGCTGCTGTCATCAAAGGGGCAAACCTGCCAAAGGGCTTTAGCGTCAGAGAGCTGTGGGTGCATGAATTAAAAACTGCAACTATTGCCAAGATTCTTGCCGCAGAACTGGGCGGCCCCAATGGAGCGTGGGGTTCCACCGCCGATGAAAAAAATCGTCTGATAATGGACCCTGACGAAGCCTATATCGCTGGTCTTCTTCACGATATTGGCAAGGTTTTTTTTGCATCTACCCGCCCGGACCTGTGGGAAACGATGGAAAACATGCGTAACGAATCCAGCCAGCAATATTTTGAAGTTGAAAATGCTTACTGGAGCATGGATCATGCGCTTATTGGGGCGGTTATTTTATATCAGTGGAAACTCCCCCTTATTCTCACAGAGCCCATAAATTGGCACCACTCCCCTGAACTGGCCCCCACTTGCAAAACGGAGGCGCGGCTTATTGCCGCAGCCAATATAATTGCCCGCAACGAACCAGATGCAGAAGGAAACCTGTGTGAAGAGGCCATTGCCCTTCTGCCGGAGCGCTGCGATATTGCTGCTATTGGCACAGCAATAGCACAATGTTTGGCTGCCACAGATAATGAAGCCTTCACGACTCTTGTTGAATAG
- a CDS encoding DegT/DnrJ/EryC1/StrS family aminotransferase: MIIDPIIPNGPSITHHEIEHVTSACATGWNMRASSYTNAFRQLMAQVTGHKYALALSSCTGAMHIAFNALGLKHGDEVLVPDLADFSVAACVIYCGATPVFCDVEPDTLCLSSEDAASKITPRTKGLIAVHLYGQPCRMEPLLDLAAKNGLFVLEDAAQGIGSSINGRPAGSFGHFSTFSFKGNKSVVSGEGGILLTSDDRLFDLAARLAAGGRTPDNPFAYDFVGFNYSISTLQAALGFAQTSRLDELIAQKKQIHSWYSERLSGMPGIRLNAEPQHCQPSFLTNLLFIDAPSIQRVKMITQLRASNIIAEPVYFPISSMPMFKQAETPVAYAASTKAICLPSGHNRTEEEVDYICRAIQQVMKEPGRDKAQIPLTGWLKYKSDSLEFFARIKEEGFIIPFEHEGHSCELRVVTAANTQDAKLVETLTRWREASAAAFLTRTEVTEQTMQQILNNYVSALRDYVLFFIFSDGYLYGQVALNDFAFQKHECCIDGLYIEDHAPKGLAAAACETIFAWAEKSLEIKNIFNHVVASNKKVRLLAAAQGFREISRTALYKEKIPGGEIFRPMYMPGHDTPDEYLLICKKSLSSKEIYDSK; encoded by the coding sequence ATGATAATTGACCCCATTATTCCGAATGGTCCTTCCATAACCCATCATGAAATCGAGCATGTAACTTCAGCCTGCGCAACGGGCTGGAACATGCGGGCCAGCAGTTACACCAACGCATTCAGACAGCTCATGGCCCAAGTCACCGGGCATAAATACGCTTTGGCGCTCTCAAGCTGCACCGGAGCCATGCATATTGCCTTCAACGCCCTTGGCCTGAAGCATGGCGATGAAGTGCTCGTGCCCGATCTGGCAGATTTTTCTGTGGCTGCATGCGTGATATATTGCGGAGCAACTCCGGTTTTTTGCGATGTTGAACCTGATACCTTGTGCCTTTCATCAGAAGATGCGGCCAGCAAAATAACCCCCAGAACAAAGGGGTTGATAGCTGTGCACCTTTATGGGCAGCCATGCCGCATGGAGCCACTGCTGGACCTCGCAGCCAAAAACGGACTCTTCGTTCTTGAAGACGCCGCGCAAGGCATCGGAAGCAGCATCAATGGCCGCCCGGCAGGTTCGTTCGGACATTTTTCCACCTTCAGCTTCAAAGGCAACAAATCTGTCGTCAGTGGTGAAGGCGGCATACTGCTTACGTCAGACGACCGATTGTTTGATCTCGCCGCAAGATTGGCCGCTGGGGGCCGCACGCCGGACAATCCTTTTGCCTATGATTTTGTCGGATTCAACTACTCCATTTCTACACTGCAAGCAGCACTGGGCTTTGCCCAAACCAGCCGTCTGGATGAGCTCATTGCCCAAAAGAAGCAAATTCATTCATGGTACAGCGAACGTCTTTCAGGCATGCCCGGTATCCGCCTGAACGCCGAACCGCAGCATTGCCAACCCAGTTTTTTGACCAACCTTCTTTTCATCGATGCCCCCAGTATCCAGCGCGTCAAGATGATTACCCAGTTGCGCGCAAGCAACATCATAGCTGAACCTGTGTATTTTCCCATATCTTCAATGCCCATGTTCAAACAGGCTGAAACGCCTGTCGCCTATGCTGCCTCAACCAAAGCCATTTGTCTGCCAAGCGGCCACAATAGAACGGAAGAGGAAGTGGACTATATTTGCAGAGCCATACAGCAAGTTATGAAGGAACCGGGACGCGACAAAGCCCAAATTCCTCTGACTGGCTGGCTTAAATACAAATCAGACTCATTGGAGTTTTTTGCCAGAATCAAAGAAGAGGGCTTTATCATTCCTTTTGAGCACGAAGGGCATTCCTGCGAACTCAGAGTGGTAACAGCTGCCAATACGCAAGACGCAAAACTGGTTGAAACACTCACCCGCTGGCGTGAAGCAAGCGCCGCAGCTTTTCTCACCCGCACTGAAGTAACTGAACAAACCATGCAACAAATTTTGAACAATTATGTTAGTGCACTACGGGATTATGTTCTGTTTTTCATTTTCAGCGACGGCTATCTGTACGGGCAGGTGGCTCTGAACGACTTTGCGTTTCAAAAACATGAATGCTGCATTGACGGGCTTTATATTGAAGACCATGCCCCCAAGGGCCTTGCAGCGGCTGCCTGCGAAACCATCTTTGCATGGGCAGAGAAATCACTTGAAATAAAAAATATTTTCAATCATGTGGTGGCAAGCAATAAAAAAGTTCGCCTTCTTGCAGCAGCCCAAGGCTTCAGGGAAATCAGCCGTACCGCCCTCTACAAGGAAAAAATTCCCGGAGGCGAAATATTTCGGCCCATGTATATGCCGGGCCATGATACTCCTGACGAGTACCTGCTGATTTGCAAAAAATCACTTTCCAGCAAGGAAATATACGACAGCAAATAG
- a CDS encoding ketoacyl-ACP synthase III, with product MANTHFTHATLAAISSVVAENKISIEDELEYFSEDPAQAQRFAAVSGLHTRRRADDDVTASDMCAQAAKNLLQRTSTNANDIGAILFVSHSADYLLPASAAILQHKLGLPRTCVAMDMNAGCAGFVNGLWMAASLVESGACKKVLLLAGDTPGRFQPAANRVVGPIFGDAGTAALIEHSETPSTMSFSFGTDGSKHEALIIPGGGSRIPYVDSEGADSPFNQTIADGKGNPWTLGRYCSIWMDPMGIYTFSTAVVPPHIKEHLAFDGLEAESIDRLFLHQANKIIVDSIAKRVGINKDRVPDESLRLYGNMGVSSIPVLICAHYAKEDSDLSATGHKNSMLCSFGAGLSWASAILSLDKTIVLPVCDYIKEKTESRAKRIEYWHSKFSGPKTNEDAP from the coding sequence ATGGCCAATACACACTTCACGCACGCGACACTCGCCGCCATTAGCTCGGTTGTAGCCGAGAATAAAATATCCATAGAAGACGAGCTTGAGTATTTTTCAGAAGACCCCGCACAAGCGCAGCGGTTTGCGGCTGTGAGCGGCCTGCACACACGGCGCAGGGCTGACGATGACGTTACGGCATCAGACATGTGCGCTCAGGCAGCGAAAAATCTTTTGCAGCGCACCAGTACAAATGCAAATGACATTGGCGCCATCCTCTTCGTAAGCCACAGTGCGGACTATTTGCTGCCCGCAAGCGCGGCCATTCTGCAACACAAGCTGGGCCTGCCCCGAACCTGTGTGGCTATGGACATGAACGCCGGGTGCGCGGGTTTTGTAAATGGGCTGTGGATGGCGGCAAGCCTTGTTGAGTCGGGGGCATGCAAAAAAGTGCTTCTTCTGGCTGGCGACACCCCGGGGCGCTTTCAACCTGCCGCCAACAGGGTTGTAGGCCCGATTTTTGGCGATGCGGGAACCGCAGCCTTGATTGAACACAGCGAAACGCCCTCAACCATGAGCTTTTCCTTCGGCACAGACGGCAGCAAGCATGAAGCCCTGATTATTCCCGGCGGCGGAAGCCGTATTCCATATGTGGATTCTGAAGGAGCGGACAGCCCGTTTAATCAGACCATAGCCGACGGCAAGGGGAATCCCTGGACCCTTGGCAGGTATTGTTCCATCTGGATGGACCCAATGGGGATCTATACTTTCAGCACCGCCGTCGTCCCTCCGCATATAAAAGAACATCTCGCCTTTGATGGACTTGAGGCAGAAAGCATAGACAGGCTTTTTCTGCATCAGGCAAACAAGATCATTGTGGATTCCATTGCCAAAAGAGTCGGAATCAACAAAGACCGTGTACCGGATGAATCTTTGCGCCTCTATGGCAATATGGGCGTGTCGTCCATCCCTGTTCTTATCTGCGCTCATTACGCCAAGGAAGATTCTGATCTTTCAGCCACAGGACACAAGAACAGCATGCTCTGTTCTTTCGGGGCCGGCCTTTCGTGGGCTTCGGCCATACTTTCGCTTGATAAAACAATTGTTTTGCCTGTATGCGACTACATAAAAGAAAAAACGGAATCCAGGGCGAAGCGCATCGAATACTGGCACAGCAAGTTTTCTGGTCCCAAAACCAATGAGGACGCGCCATGA
- a CDS encoding SDR family NAD(P)-dependent oxidoreductase has product MAGRHVVITGISGGLGRHLAMRAMQEGYGVTGLCRTPPADIPCEVLSCDVTVAEQVADCFARLRHVPLWGVINAAGIASMNLTVTTPPETMRRIVEVNLLGTMYCSAQAGRLLARRKGGRIINFSSIAVALGLEGESAYVAAKAGVEGFTRAFSREMSSWGVTVNAVAPGPIPTQLIAGVPQHKLDALVERQVVRRQGTLEDVWKTVHWLLDDASGMISGQCLHVGGV; this is encoded by the coding sequence ATGGCTGGTCGGCATGTTGTTATAACTGGCATCAGTGGCGGTCTGGGCAGGCATCTGGCTATGCGCGCCATGCAGGAAGGGTATGGCGTGACAGGGCTTTGCCGTACGCCGCCTGCTGATATTCCGTGCGAAGTGCTCTCCTGTGATGTCACCGTTGCAGAGCAGGTGGCTGATTGTTTTGCCCGGCTGCGGCACGTCCCCTTGTGGGGCGTCATCAACGCTGCGGGGATTGCATCAATGAACCTTACTGTGACAACGCCGCCAGAGACCATGCGCCGCATTGTGGAAGTCAACCTGCTAGGAACCATGTACTGTTCTGCTCAGGCGGGGCGCTTGCTGGCACGCCGCAAGGGGGGCAGGATAATAAATTTTTCATCCATTGCCGTAGCCCTTGGGCTTGAGGGCGAGAGCGCCTATGTGGCCGCCAAGGCTGGCGTGGAAGGATTCACGCGGGCATTCTCGCGTGAAATGTCTTCCTGGGGGGTAACGGTCAATGCTGTGGCTCCCGGCCCCATTCCCACCCAACTCATTGCGGGGGTGCCACAGCACAAGCTTGACGCCCTGGTTGAAAGACAGGTTGTTCGCCGTCAGGGAACGCTTGAAGACGTTTGGAAAACGGTTCATTGGCTGCTGGATGATGCGAGCGGCATGATTTCCGGCCAGTGTCTTCATGTGGGGGGCGTGTGA